The genome window AACTCATTATAAAGATTGGATAAATCTAGCTGCATTTTGTCAATCCTATCAACCCGAGATGCTCCAGCAGCAACTAATTGCCAGTCAAATGGTCTGTCAAGCGTTTCCTCATGTGGACGTATGTGCCACCGTATTTAGTCCGCTTTCACAGGCTATTCAATTAGCGGGTATTGATTTATTTCGGAAGCATCTCAAGCTTTATCCTGATGAAGTCGAAAAAGGTTTGAAGCAGATTACTCAGAACACCCACTATATAATGAGTCAATTCGCGGCTACCGGAGTCAAACGCCTGTTCTATGTCATGCAACATACTCAGGAGCATGTTTTCCCCCGTACGGATTATCAACCACAAGCCGCTTATCACGACGCAGATTGTTTACGTTACTCAGCTACACTTTTTGAGGACACACTGGTTCATCTGCACGGTGAACACATTTACTGGGGTTTGTCTCTACCCCTACCGCATACCAGGATTCACTACGCGACTCATCCCACGAATCCTACCCCATCGGATTTGCGGAAACAAGCTCAACTACCTGTCATCGCCGGAATTTCAGCCCAGGATCTAGTCTCGGTTCAATCGCTTCAAGAAGCCTGTCACTTGTTAGATAGCCATTTTAAGCACCGCGCAGCTAACTCAGACCCTTTATTGACCTGTAGTTGCGTGTTACCCTTTGATTTTTCCGATCAACAAACCGATCTCTGGATTCAATCCTTATCTTTATTCGCTCACTGATGCCCGCACTTGCCCTAGATTATTTAGGCCCCAAACAGATCCCCTATACACCCTTACCGGCAACTTGCCTTAGCCTACCCTTATTCAGGCTATTTACGGAACAGGTCCGTAAAAGCGCTGATAAACTAGCCATTCAAGATGACGCGGCTAGCTATACCTATTCGGAATTGCACCAGTATGCCTGCCAGGTTGCCCAAGTGTTGGGTCAGTCAGCGGATAAACACCAAGAGCCGATCGGCATTTGGCTGCAAAACGACCGGAAATTTATTGCTGTCATGCTTGCTGCTCTTGCCGTGGGTAGGCCTTACGTTGCGTTGGACATTTCGGCACCTTTTGAGCGAAACTTGGCCATTATGAAGCAGGCCCAAATTAGTGACATTGTTTCT of Tellurirhabdus bombi contains these proteins:
- a CDS encoding uroporphyrinogen decarboxylase/cobalamine-independent methonine synthase family protein; this translates as MSLLHLPITYFISQRFLWQTIFIIFAGNVVTMRICFWKHHPNIDQNGYLLGQATILYQQRFGFDFIKLMSPGPWMAVCYGALDEYQGDYLGRRAIVKPLVTHYKDWINLAAFCQSYQPEMLQQQLIASQMVCQAFPHVDVCATVFSPLSQAIQLAGIDLFRKHLKLYPDEVEKGLKQITQNTHYIMSQFAATGVKRLFYVMQHTQEHVFPRTDYQPQAAYHDADCLRYSATLFEDTLVHLHGEHIYWGLSLPLPHTRIHYATHPTNPTPSDLRKQAQLPVIAGISAQDLVSVQSLQEACHLLDSHFKHRAANSDPLLTCSCVLPFDFSDQQTDLWIQSLSLFAH